A single window of Acinetobacter wuhouensis DNA harbors:
- the tatC gene encoding twin-arginine translocase subunit TatC, translating into MTESLLPQVQTDPSSDTPQLEAMPITQHLVALRRHLFKIVGVLIAVFFCLLPFANKTYITLSEPLRKQLPANSTMIATDVTATFMAPFKLNFFIALMIAMPFIIYQLWAFIKPALYEKEKNLAFPLLFGSIILFYAGVAFAYFIALPSILHFFISVSPETVAPMTDINSYLSFCLKLFLVFGLTFEIPIITLVLILIGLVSTKTLAEKRRFIVVGCFFVSMFITPPDAISMIMLAVPMWMLFEIGLLLGKIIEKGKPIEA; encoded by the coding sequence ATGACCGAATCTTTATTACCTCAAGTACAAACGGATCCATCGAGTGATACCCCTCAACTAGAAGCAATGCCGATTACTCAGCATTTGGTTGCATTGAGAAGGCATTTATTTAAAATCGTCGGTGTCTTGATTGCGGTATTTTTTTGTTTATTACCCTTCGCCAATAAAACCTACATTACTTTATCAGAACCACTTAGAAAACAACTCCCTGCAAATTCAACCATGATTGCCACGGATGTAACAGCAACATTCATGGCACCTTTTAAGTTAAACTTTTTCATTGCACTGATGATCGCAATGCCTTTTATCATTTATCAGTTATGGGCATTCATCAAACCTGCGCTGTACGAGAAAGAAAAAAATCTGGCTTTTCCTTTGTTATTTGGCAGTATTATCTTATTTTACGCAGGCGTTGCATTTGCTTACTTTATTGCACTCCCCTCTATACTGCATTTTTTTATCAGTGTTTCGCCTGAAACTGTTGCACCAATGACTGATATTAATAGCTACCTCAGTTTTTGTTTAAAACTATTTTTGGTCTTTGGTTTGACCTTTGAAATTCCGATTATTACATTAGTTCTTATTTTAATCGGTTTAGTGAGCACTAAAACCCTAGCAGAGAAACGTCGTTTCATTGTCGTTGGCTGTTTCTTCGTATCAATGTTTATTACACCACCAGATGCAATTTCAATGATCATGCTCGCAGTTCCGATGTGGATGTTGTTTGAAATCGGTTTATTACTCGGCAAAATCATTGAAAAAGGCAAACCAATCGAAGCTTAA
- the tatB gene encoding Sec-independent protein translocase protein TatB: protein MLDVGFSELLVFGIIALLVLGPEKLPEAARFAAKWYSKFKRAISNVQNDIDRELRLSEFREQMQQEMQRIQELEKKMEAQMQELQQQKILAEQETSLESKTFNKSINYYKTDVSMPLIYQSKNWFELQNCSQPTLRIVPIETNTPELKVAV, encoded by the coding sequence ATGTTAGATGTAGGATTTTCAGAACTTTTAGTTTTCGGCATCATTGCCCTGTTGGTGCTTGGTCCTGAGAAACTCCCTGAAGCTGCACGATTTGCTGCAAAGTGGTATAGCAAATTTAAACGTGCAATCAGCAATGTTCAAAATGACATTGATCGTGAATTACGTCTTTCTGAGTTTAGAGAGCAGATGCAACAAGAGATGCAGCGCATTCAAGAGCTTGAAAAGAAAATGGAAGCTCAAATGCAAGAATTACAACAACAAAAAATCTTGGCAGAACAAGAAACATCTTTAGAATCAAAAACATTTAATAAGTCAATAAACTACTATAAAACAGATGTTTCCATGCCATTGATTTACCAATCAAAAAACTGGTTTGAACTTCAAAACTGTAGCCAACCAACTCTTCGAATCGTGCCAATAGAAACAAATACACCTGAACTTAAGGTAGCTGTATGA
- the tatA gene encoding Sec-independent protein translocase subunit TatA: MAGLSIWHVLIFAIVVILLFGTSKLKNLGKDVGGAVKDFKKSIKEDEATTTSATEARTIEHQTTHTDVNSTVKH, translated from the coding sequence ATGGCTGGCTTATCAATTTGGCATGTACTGATTTTTGCTATTGTGGTGATTTTGCTTTTCGGTACATCTAAACTCAAAAACCTTGGTAAAGATGTTGGTGGTGCAGTTAAAGACTTTAAAAAATCAATCAAAGAAGATGAAGCAACGACCACATCTGCAACTGAAGCACGTACGATTGAGCATCAAACCACTCATACTGATGTGAACTCTACGGTAAAACACTAA
- a CDS encoding AEC family transporter, which produces MALLFPVLSFMCGLILASSKFSAELKPLLSLLLARIFIPIVIIYNMVFYKSGSITLILFAFFSCFILFFVFLQLSKDRLASLCFSYTNMAWLGFPIAIAIFGTEHSMAMIPLYIGVSIFGNSWAVTSVSSEPQPKLYLLKKMLQSPPVIALILAGVLRCFDVQHFQNNLIVEWIYTLAKWSMSFAGMCVLGMWLRKTKVHWADIQTSAKLAVLKMLCGLILCGMAYFLLPLPNINTYIGVMFLLFCLPPAANIVALETHYQGTGVSAKYIASGTIVSVVVCVIYGVVVHLL; this is translated from the coding sequence ATGGCGTTGTTATTTCCAGTTTTATCATTTATGTGTGGTTTGATACTGGCAAGTAGCAAGTTTTCGGCAGAATTAAAGCCATTATTGTCCTTATTGCTGGCTCGAATTTTTATCCCGATTGTGATTATTTACAATATGGTGTTTTATAAATCGGGTAGCATCACTTTAATTTTATTTGCTTTTTTCTCATGCTTTATTCTGTTCTTTGTCTTTCTGCAACTGTCAAAAGATCGCTTGGCTTCATTGTGTTTTAGCTATACCAATATGGCGTGGTTGGGCTTTCCAATTGCGATCGCGATTTTTGGAACAGAACACAGTATGGCAATGATTCCACTCTATATCGGCGTATCTATTTTTGGTAATTCATGGGCTGTGACCTCGGTCAGTTCTGAACCGCAGCCAAAGTTATATTTATTAAAAAAAATGTTGCAATCTCCGCCTGTAATTGCCTTGATTCTTGCAGGTGTTTTACGCTGTTTTGATGTACAACATTTTCAAAATAACCTGATTGTTGAATGGATTTACACTTTGGCGAAATGGAGCATGAGTTTTGCAGGCATGTGTGTTTTGGGCATGTGGCTAAGAAAAACCAAAGTACATTGGGCGGACATACAAACCAGTGCCAAACTTGCTGTATTGAAAATGCTGTGTGGTTTGATTTTGTGTGGCATGGCTTATTTTCTACTCCCACTTCCGAATATCAATACCTATATTGGTGTGATGTTTTTATTATTTTGTTTGCCTCCAGCTGCTAATATTGTGGCGTTAGAAACACATTATCAAGGCACAGGTGTTTCAGCCAAATATATTGCTTCTGGAACGATTGTGAGTGTGGTGGTTTGTGTGATTTATGGCGTGGTGGTGCATTTATTGTAA